A stretch of DNA from Halobacteriovorax sp. JY17:
TGTAATCCTCCAGGCCCAAGTTCAGTAACCTTTACAACTAAGCACTTATTTAGAAATTCTCTCTTTAGAGCAATTTCTTCACCTTGATCAGCTGCTGAAATAGGATTCTTTAAATCTGAATTAATGATTGAACACTGACGTCTAATTCCATCCTCAGATAATGAATAGGTCTTATTCTTATTATTTAAAACCAAGTCCTCTACACCGAGCGCCAGCATTATATATCTTCTCTTGGCCGCAGTAAGTTTACAGTTACTAATTGACGAATAAGCAGCCGAGCTTAGGATTTTTTCTGCTGTATAAAAAATTTCTTGCTCATATTCAGAAGAGATTGCAATATTCATTTGCTCAGGAGCTATAGCTTCACAAGCAAGTACGTAGCTTGAAGAGCATAGCATGAATAATGTAATTAATAGCTTCTTCATTTCTTCTCCAAAAATCAGCATGAAATATTTTAAACATAGAAAAGTGCTGGGTTATCCCAGCACTCATATAAACTATTTATTAAAGAGTAGGCTCTTCAATTGAAGTTTTAGTACAAACTTTAGCAGCTTGAGTTTTCCATGGTCTAAATTGATCTTTTCCACCTAGATCAGTCGCTTCAGAGAATGTGTATCTAACACGACAGAAAGTTGGAGCTGATTTACCTGGACCTGTGATGTTCTGACCACCAGTAGCGATTGCAGTACTGTAACCAAGACTTGCGTTAGTGATTAGAGAATCAGAATCATTACCAGCAAATACTGTTGAACCTGGAACAAAGTTAAGTGCGTTTGGTTGACCAGAAACTTGGTAGTCACAAACGATTTCTGAATTAACTTTAAGACCTGCAACAGCTGCGTAGCTAGCATATCCACCAGTTAAATCTTGAATTGTCGCTTCAGCTTTAGCTTCCCAATTAGTTTTGATTCCAGCAGTTGCGTAATCAATTTGTGGTCCTCTAAAACATACGTCTAAGTAGTACTCAGCACCAAAAAGCTCTGAACCTAAATTGAAGTTTAAAGTTGTAAGTTGCTTATCAAAGTAGTTACCTGAAACTTTTCCGTTTGCATCAACGTTATTTGAAAATAAGAAGTTCTTATTTTGGTCAGCAGCAAAAGTAGCTTTTGTAGAAGATGGGTAAGTTTCGTTGTGGTCAGTCCAGTTAGCATAAGTTGCTTCTGCAAAGTCCATTAAGTAACTACCGTCAGTTCCTGAACATACACAATCACATGATTGACCTTCTTCACAAGCACTTGGGTTACAAGAGTTTTCTGGGTTTGTTCTTTCGTAACAAACTACGGCAGCAGCTTTCTTGTGCTTAATACCAGCGTTACATGGGTAAATAGATGCCCCTGAAGAAAAAACAGAGAAATCAAAACTTACTTCAATAGCTGAAGCAGAGTTAGCTGCAACTAGTAAAGCGATTGCTAAAAAGGCTTTTTTTAATACATTCATTTGTACTCCTTAAGTAAAAAAGCGGTTATTAAATAAACAAATTATAAAATTTGATTCATTCGTTTCTTTATTTAACTTAGATAAAATCAAACTGCTTCCATCTAAAATTAAATTACTTTTATTAACTTCTCTTTAATATCAATATGATGCATAAAATCATCAAGTTTTCTAGACATTAAGTGAGAATAAAGTTCTGTAATTAAAGGGGGTTCTACACCTTTTTTTTAATCTTGAATCTAAATTTATTCTTAAGAGCATAGAAGTTGATTTTGGTAATTTTATTTACCAAAGATAAGCAGTTAATTTTACTGATAAGTTAAGACTACCTATAGACAATAAAAGCTATTTTCATAATATATAATTACAATAACTTATAACTTAAAGCAAAAGCGAACATAAAGAACAACTTTAGATAAGCATAATTTTTCAGGGCAAAAAAGGTCTTCTAAAAAAGTCTAAATATTTTACAGGAACTTCATAGTAATAAACGAATTTCCCTTAATGATTTTATCTCATCGCGGATTTTTGCAGCAAATTCAAAGTCTAATTCTTTAGAGGCAAGCTTCATTTTCTTATTTAATTCTTCTATTTGTTTATCAAGAGACTTTGCATCTAACTCTCCTGAGAGCTTTGACTTAGGCCCTTTGGAAGTTTTATTTCCTTTTGCTCCACGAAGAGTCTCTATAACTCCCCCTGAGACTTTCTTTGAAATCGTAATTGGAGTTATTCCATTTTCTTTATTGTACTGCTCTTGAATAACTCTTCTTCTCTTTGTTTCTCCAATGGCCTTCTCCATACTCTTAGTGTTCTTATAGGCGTAGAGAATTGCTCTTCCTTCGGAGTTTCGTGCAGCACGCCCAATAGTTTGAATAAGCGATCTCTCTGATCGCAGGAAGCCTTCTTTGTCAGCATCTAAAATAGCAACAAGAGAAACTTCAGGAATGTCTAATCCTTCTCTTAAAAGGTTAATTCCTACGAGAACATCAAATTCACCGAGTCGAAGATCTCTGATAATTTCCATTCTTTCTAAAGTATCTATATCAGAGTGAAGATACTTAACTTTTATTCCAGCTCCTTGATAGTAACTAGTAAGTTCTTCTGATAATTTCTTTGTAAGAGTAGTAATAAGAACTCTCTCTCCTTTTTTAATAACTTTTTTAACTTCTATTAGTAAGTCATCAACTTGAGTTGTAGCGTCTCGAACTTCAATGATTGGATCAAGTAATCCGGTCGGTCTAATCACTTGTTCTACATACTCTCCCTCAGTTCTTTCTAGTTCATAATTTCCTGGAGTCGCAGAGACATAGAGAACTTGATCAAGTTTCTTTTCAAACTCTGGAAAATTTAATGGCCGATTATCAAGAGCAGATGGAAGCCTAAAACCAAAGTCCACAAGGTTTTGCTTTCTCGCTCTATCCCCTCTATACATTCCACCAACCTGAGAAACTGTAATGTGAGACTCATCAATTATCATGAGAAAGTCATTTTTAAAAAAGTCTATTAAAGTTGGCGGTGGATCACCTTCACTACTGCCTGTGAGATGTCTGGAATAATTTTCGATACCAGAACAAAATCCCATCTCTTCCATCATTTCTAAATCGAGAAGAGTTCTCTGCTCTAACCTTTGTTTTTCCACTAATTTCTCTTGCGACTGTAACTCTTGCAACCTAGACCTAAGTTCTGTTTTAATTGTTCCAATTGCCGTCTCAAGCTTCTTCTCACTTACAACGTAGTGGGACTTCGGATAAATAACTATCTTATTTAAACTCTGTAAGACCTTACCTCTAAGAGGATCAACAATTGAAATAGATTCAACAACATCATCAAAGAACTCAATTCTTATAACATCAGAATCCTCAGATGCTGGAAAAACTTCAACCAGATCCCCTCGTACTCGAAAGCACCCTCTAGAGAAATCAATATCATTTCTTTGAAATTGTATGGAAACTAGGTCCTTTAAAAATTGGTCACGATCAATTTCATCATCAATAAATAAACTCAACTTTTGAGATTCATATTCATCGGGAGAACCAATACCGTAAATACAGCTCACACTCGCAACGACAATAACATCATCTCTCTCTAATAGACTCCTAGTGGCACTATGGCGAAGTTTATCAATTTCATCATTAACACTAGCGTCTTTTTCAATGAAAGTATCAGTTCCAGGAACGTAGGCTTCAGGCTGATAGTAGTCATAGTAAGAGACAAAGTATTCTACAGCACTTTCGGGAAAGAATTCTCTAAACTCCGCGTAGAGCTGGGCCGCCAAAGTTTTATTGTGAGCAAGAATAAGAGTTTTCTTACCTAGATTTTGAATAAGGTGGGCCATGGTAAAAGTCTTTCCAGAACCCGTAACTCCTAACAAGGTTTGCTCTCTTTCCCCTGCCTCAAATTTTCTAGTTAATTGTTCAATCGCGGCTGGTTGATCACCACATGGACTAAACTCTGAATGTATTTTAAAAACGTTTTTTTTATCTTTCATGTTATTCAATTTCAGTTAAAATAAATTTATGAATATTAAAAGCCACCTATCATTAAGCTATAAGAAAAATAAATTATTTATAGATGATCACTGTATTAATTCTATAACTAAAGATCTTAAAACACCATTTTATCTCTATAGTGTTAAGGCCCTTGAAAGCAATTATTTGAATTTCTATTTAGCAGCTTCTAATAATGGACTTAGTAACCCACTAGTTTGCTATGCTTTAAAGGCGAATCCAAATCTAAGTCTACTAAAGTCCCTTAAAGTGTTAGGAGCAGGAGCAGATATCGTTTCCGGTGGAGAGCTTAAACAAGCACTAAAGGCAAAGATACCTGCCAGTAAAATTGTTTTCTCTGGAGTTGGAAAGACAGAAGATGAGATTAGGCTTGCTCTTAAGTGTCATAGAGATGGTATTTACTCATTCAATGTCGAAAGTATTGAAGAGTTAGAAATGATTGGAACTGTCGCTCAGTCATTAAATAAAAAAGCAAGAGTCGCCCTAAGACTAAACCCCCAAGTAAATGTTAAAACGCACAAGCATATTTCAACAGGTGGAAAGAGTCACAAATTTGGAATATTAAAAGTTGATATTGAAAAGTCTCTTAAAAAGAAAAGTCTCTGGAAGAATATAGATCTAGTAGGACTATCCATGCATATTGGATCGCAGCTAACATGTCTAAAGGCCACAGAGAAGGCCCTTAAAGAAATTGTAAAATTAGCAAGCGCTCTCCCCTCTCCCTTAGAGTTTATTGACGTTGGAGGAGGTCTAGGAGTTCCTTATAACGAAGATCATCCTCTAAGCTCCTTAGAAGAGTATATGAGCCTAGTTGCTAAGACTCTCAAGTCAAATATGAAAGTTATTCCGAGAGTAGTCTTTGAGCCGGGAAGGTTTATTGTCGCCAATTGTGGAGTTCTTGTGACAGAAGTCATAAGGATAAAAAAATCAGAAGAAAATAAATTTATTATTGTTGACGGTGGAATGAATGACTTCGTGAGATCCTCTCTCTATGGAGCCTATCACCACGTTCTTCCTCTGTCTAAGAGGTCTGGCAACCCTAGTCCTTGTCATGTGGTTGGTCCAATTTGCGAGACAGCAGATTCCTTTGCTAGCAATCGATCACTGCCACCAATTAAATCAAGGGATAGAATTTGTATAGGAGACGTGGGCGCTTATGGCCATAGCATGAGCTCCACTTATAATATGAGAGAGAGAACAAAAGAATATATACTTGATGTTGATGGTAACTTAAAAACTAACTGATCAGGATCTCCCTGATCAGATTAATTAAAATACTCGTCAATAGCTGTACTTACTTTCTTAGAGTCATCTCCATTAGAAAGAGAAATCTCTTGAGCAAGTAAATCTCTACACTGCTCTAACATTTTCTTTTCACCAAAACTTAAATTCTTCTTATCTTTAAGAAGAAATAATGCGCGCAGAACTTCTGCAATTTCTAGTAAAGAGCCTGTTTTAATCTTGGTCATGTACTCGCGGTATCTTCTATTCCAAGTTGAATTATCAATTTGAATATTATGATCTTGTAAAAGTTCATAAACCTCATTGATTTCATTCATACCAACAAGTTCTCTAATTCCATTTTCAGAATTTGTAGGAACCATCACAGTCATACCATTGGCAATAATTTTGAGGATGTAAAAAGATAACTTCTCAGCACCAACCTCGCGTTCTTCGATATCGCATACCTGTCCTACTCCGTGTCCGGGACATACTGCATAATCGCCAATATTAAACATAGTAACCTCCGTAAATATACTCTCTTCATTTATATCTTGATGCGGTGCTTTTAACAATTGCCCCTGAAATAAATACAGGTGGTGTGGACTTTGTAGACAGAAAATTATAAATGCCAGGTCCTTAAAAATCAAGTACTTAAACAAGAAAGCCCTGACTTACGCCAGGGCCCTACTATGAATTAAATAAAATCTTATTAGACTATTTTAGAGACTAGAATCTTCCTAGAACTTCATTTTTGTCAAAAAAGTAGTTAATCTCTCTATCAGCAGATGCTTGAGAATCAGATCCGTGAACAGCGTTCTCACCGATTGATTTCGCATATAGCTTTCTAAGAGTACCTTCCGCAGCTTCGGCTGGGTTAGTTGCTCCCATAATTTCTCTGTTCTTATCAACAGCACCTTCACCTTCAAGGGCCATAATCATTACTGGCGCTGAAGTCATGAAAGATACTAATTCACCAAAGAATGGTCTGTCTTTGTGCTCAATATAGAAACCTTCTGCTTTTTCTTTTGAAAGTTGAACAAGTTTTGCAGCAGCAATTCTTAGTCCTTCACCTTCAAACTTAGCGATGATATTTCCGATATTATTATCTAATACAGCATTTGGCTTAACGATACTTAGTGTTCTTTCCATTATATTTCTCCTTATAAAATATTTTATTTCTTACCTAAAACTTCTTCCATTTTGTGACCAAGTTCAGCAGGTGATCTAGCAATAGTTACACCACATTCTTCTAGAATTCTGAACTTTGCCTCTGCTGTATCATCTCCACCAGAGATAATAGCACCAGCGTGACCCATTCTCTTTCCTGCAGGAGCAGAAGCACCAGCGATGAAAGAAACAACAGGCTTAGTCATATTTTTTTGAATCCATCTACCTGCATCAGTTTCAGCATTACCACCGATTTCTCCGATCATAATAACTGCGTCAGTATCTGGATCTTTTTCAAATAGTTCTAGTACGTCGATGAAGTCTGTTCCATTAACTGGATCTCCACCAATACCAACACAAGTTGATTGACCAATGTCTCTTTGAGTTAATTGGAAAACCGCTTCGTAAGTAAGAGTTCCCGAACGAGAAACAACACCAACTCTTCCTGGCATATGAATATGTCCTGGCATAATTCCAATCTTACACTCACCCGGAGTGATAAGGCCTGGACAGTTAGGACCGATTAAACGAGTACTTGATCCTTGAAGAGCCGCTTTAACTTTTACCATATCAAGAATAGGAATTCCTTCAGTAATAGCAATAACAAGAGGCATTCCAGCGTCAATACATTCAAGAATTGAATCAGCTGCAAACGGAGGTGGAACCATAATCATGGCCGCATTCGCTTCTGTTTTATCTACAGCTTCTCTAACAGTGTTAAAAACTGGAAAACCTTCGTGAACAGTACCACCCTTACCAGGAGTTACTCCACCAACAAAGTTTGTTCCATAATCTCTTGATTGAAGAGAGTGAAAAGTTCCCTGCTTACCAGTGAAACCTACAGTAATTAATTTCGTGTCTCTATTAATTAGAATGGCCATTACGCCTCCCCTTTTGTTGCTTCAACAACTTTTACAGCAGCATCTGCAAGGTCGTCGGCAGCAATAATAGTTAAATCAGACTCGTTAAGAATTTTCTTCCCTAGAGCTACGTTTGTACCTTCAAGTCTAACAACAAGAGGAACAGTAACACCAAGTGATTTAGCTGCAGCAACAACACCTTCGGCGATGATGTCACATTTCATAATCCCACCAAAGATATTTACTAAGATGGCCTTAACGTTCTTATCTGAAAGAATAATTGAAAAAGCTTTTTCAACAGTTTCTTTAGTCGCTCCTCCCCCTACATCTAGGAAGTTTGCCGGCTCACCACCGTGAAGCTTGATAATATCCATTGTACCCATCGCAAGACCGGCACCATTTACTAGACAACCAATATTTCCATCAAGAGAAATATAAGAAAGACCAAACTTAGCAGCATCAAGCTCTTCAGCAGATTCCTCAGTTGGATCTCTCATCTCTTCAATTTCAGGATGTCTAAAAAGAGCATTGTCATCAAAATTTAACTTCGCATCAAGAGCAATCATCTCACCACTCTTAGTTTTCACTAAAGGATTGATTTCTGCAATTGTACAATCTGTTGCGATATAAAGGTCGTATAAACCTTTAAAGAATTTAGTCGCTTCTTTAACAAGCTCCTTATCTTTAATACCGATTCCGTAAGCGAGCTTTCTTCCAATAAATGGAGTAAAACCAGCAGCTGGGTCAACAGCAACTTTTATAATTTTCTCAGGAGTTTCTTCTGCAACTTTTTCAATCTCTACACCACCTTCAATAGATGCCATAAATGTTGCTTTACCAGTTGCACGATCAAGTACGATACCTGCGTAATATTCGTGTTCAATTTCACAACCCTCTTCGATTAAAAGTGTTAACACTTTCTTTCCTTCCGGTCCTGTTTGATGAGTCACTAGAGTCTTACCTAGAATGTCGTC
This window harbors:
- the uvrB gene encoding excinuclease ABC subunit UvrB, with the translated sequence MKDKKNVFKIHSEFSPCGDQPAAIEQLTRKFEAGEREQTLLGVTGSGKTFTMAHLIQNLGKKTLILAHNKTLAAQLYAEFREFFPESAVEYFVSYYDYYQPEAYVPGTDTFIEKDASVNDEIDKLRHSATRSLLERDDVIVVASVSCIYGIGSPDEYESQKLSLFIDDEIDRDQFLKDLVSIQFQRNDIDFSRGCFRVRGDLVEVFPASEDSDVIRIEFFDDVVESISIVDPLRGKVLQSLNKIVIYPKSHYVVSEKKLETAIGTIKTELRSRLQELQSQEKLVEKQRLEQRTLLDLEMMEEMGFCSGIENYSRHLTGSSEGDPPPTLIDFFKNDFLMIIDESHITVSQVGGMYRGDRARKQNLVDFGFRLPSALDNRPLNFPEFEKKLDQVLYVSATPGNYELERTEGEYVEQVIRPTGLLDPIIEVRDATTQVDDLLIEVKKVIKKGERVLITTLTKKLSEELTSYYQGAGIKVKYLHSDIDTLERMEIIRDLRLGEFDVLVGINLLREGLDIPEVSLVAILDADKEGFLRSERSLIQTIGRAARNSEGRAILYAYKNTKSMEKAIGETKRRRVIQEQYNKENGITPITISKKVSGGVIETLRGAKGNKTSKGPKSKLSGELDAKSLDKQIEELNKKMKLASKELDFEFAAKIRDEIKSLREIRLLL
- the lysA gene encoding diaminopimelate decarboxylase, translated to MNIKSHLSLSYKKNKLFIDDHCINSITKDLKTPFYLYSVKALESNYLNFYLAASNNGLSNPLVCYALKANPNLSLLKSLKVLGAGADIVSGGELKQALKAKIPASKIVFSGVGKTEDEIRLALKCHRDGIYSFNVESIEELEMIGTVAQSLNKKARVALRLNPQVNVKTHKHISTGGKSHKFGILKVDIEKSLKKKSLWKNIDLVGLSMHIGSQLTCLKATEKALKEIVKLASALPSPLEFIDVGGGLGVPYNEDHPLSSLEEYMSLVAKTLKSNMKVIPRVVFEPGRFIVANCGVLVTEVIRIKKSEENKFIIVDGGMNDFVRSSLYGAYHHVLPLSKRSGNPSPCHVVGPICETADSFASNRSLPPIKSRDRICIGDVGAYGHSMSSTYNMRERTKEYILDVDGNLKTN
- a CDS encoding CarD family transcriptional regulator, which produces MFNIGDYAVCPGHGVGQVCDIEEREVGAEKLSFYILKIIANGMTVMVPTNSENGIRELVGMNEINEVYELLQDHNIQIDNSTWNRRYREYMTKIKTGSLLEIAEVLRALFLLKDKKNLSFGEKKMLEQCRDLLAQEISLSNGDDSKKVSTAIDEYFN
- the ndk gene encoding nucleoside-diphosphate kinase codes for the protein MERTLSIVKPNAVLDNNIGNIIAKFEGEGLRIAAAKLVQLSKEKAEGFYIEHKDRPFFGELVSFMTSAPVMIMALEGEGAVDKNREIMGATNPAEAAEGTLRKLYAKSIGENAVHGSDSQASADREINYFFDKNEVLGRF
- the sucD gene encoding succinate--CoA ligase subunit alpha, coding for MAILINRDTKLITVGFTGKQGTFHSLQSRDYGTNFVGGVTPGKGGTVHEGFPVFNTVREAVDKTEANAAMIMVPPPFAADSILECIDAGMPLVIAITEGIPILDMVKVKAALQGSSTRLIGPNCPGLITPGECKIGIMPGHIHMPGRVGVVSRSGTLTYEAVFQLTQRDIGQSTCVGIGGDPVNGTDFIDVLELFEKDPDTDAVIMIGEIGGNAETDAGRWIQKNMTKPVVSFIAGASAPAGKRMGHAGAIISGGDDTAEAKFRILEECGVTIARSPAELGHKMEEVLGKK
- the sucC gene encoding ADP-forming succinate--CoA ligase subunit beta, which produces MNVHEYQAKELMKKFGIKVLGGQVAKSVDEAVEGAKKLGGNIWVVKAQIHAGGRGKAGGVKLAKNMDEVKAHADDILGKTLVTHQTGPEGKKVLTLLIEEGCEIEHEYYAGIVLDRATGKATFMASIEGGVEIEKVAEETPEKIIKVAVDPAAGFTPFIGRKLAYGIGIKDKELVKEATKFFKGLYDLYIATDCTIAEINPLVKTKSGEMIALDAKLNFDDNALFRHPEIEEMRDPTEESAEELDAAKFGLSYISLDGNIGCLVNGAGLAMGTMDIIKLHGGEPANFLDVGGGATKETVEKAFSIILSDKNVKAILVNIFGGIMKCDIIAEGVVAAAKSLGVTVPLVVRLEGTNVALGKKILNESDLTIIAADDLADAAVKVVEATKGEA